From one Plantibacter flavus genomic stretch:
- a CDS encoding NUDIX hydrolase, giving the protein MSRAPAGSGSPLPDILVSAVAIVRGRRVLMVTARGRDVLYMPGGKIDAGETPAEAAVREAREEVAVEIDPARVSPLFTVVTQAHGEPEGRLVRMHVFAAETDETPTPSAEVSAVHWVGTESLDRCPPAGREVLERLAAAGLID; this is encoded by the coding sequence GTGAGCCGTGCACCCGCGGGCTCGGGCAGCCCGCTCCCCGACATTCTCGTGTCCGCGGTCGCGATCGTCCGCGGACGCCGGGTCCTCATGGTGACGGCTCGCGGTCGCGACGTCCTGTACATGCCCGGCGGGAAGATCGACGCGGGCGAGACGCCGGCCGAGGCCGCGGTCCGGGAGGCACGCGAGGAGGTCGCGGTCGAGATCGATCCGGCGCGGGTCTCGCCGTTGTTCACGGTGGTCACGCAGGCGCACGGCGAGCCCGAGGGCCGGTTGGTGCGGATGCACGTCTTCGCCGCCGAGACGGACGAGACACCGACGCCCTCCGCCGAGGTGAGCGCGGTCCACTGGGTGGGCACGGAGTCACTCGACCGCTGCCCACCCGCGGGGCGTGAGGTGCTCGAACGCCTCGCGGCGGCGGGGCTCATCGACTGA
- a CDS encoding serine hydrolase, giving the protein MASRVHESERRRSRDARRGRHRASAQIEPFTRGFSALGELAASGAQVSLRINDITTGEMLMSADDHVVVPTASIGKVLLLIEVAARLGDADFSGLTILDREPLDAVADSGIWQHLQAPSLPVADLAALVGATSDNLATNVLLRHIGLDAVRHRAEEIGLKRTALLDIVRDHRGPDNAPQLSVGSARELAWLFQALATGEIVDATTSRRVLAWLSLNTDLSLVASGFGLDPLAHREPDHGIQLFNKTGSGVGVRAEAGILRGPNGAVSYAVCTSYDDTELGTRLGVVDAVRILGQDLLEYVH; this is encoded by the coding sequence GTGGCTTCACGAGTGCACGAGTCGGAACGTCGCCGTTCGCGCGATGCGCGTCGAGGGCGCCACCGTGCCTCAGCCCAGATCGAACCCTTCACCCGCGGGTTCAGCGCCCTCGGTGAGCTGGCCGCGTCGGGCGCGCAGGTCAGCCTCCGGATCAACGACATCACCACCGGCGAGATGCTCATGTCGGCCGACGACCACGTCGTCGTGCCCACCGCCTCGATCGGCAAGGTCCTCCTCCTCATCGAGGTCGCGGCCCGCCTCGGCGACGCCGACTTCAGCGGCCTCACCATTCTCGACCGCGAGCCGCTCGACGCGGTCGCCGACTCCGGGATCTGGCAGCACCTCCAAGCGCCGTCCCTCCCGGTCGCCGACCTCGCGGCCCTCGTCGGCGCGACGAGCGACAACCTCGCCACGAACGTCCTGCTCCGCCACATCGGTCTCGACGCCGTCCGCCACCGTGCCGAGGAGATCGGGCTGAAGCGCACGGCCCTCCTCGACATCGTCCGCGACCACCGCGGCCCCGACAACGCACCGCAGCTCTCCGTCGGTTCCGCCCGCGAACTCGCCTGGCTGTTCCAGGCGCTCGCGACGGGCGAGATCGTCGACGCCACCACGAGCCGCCGGGTCCTGGCCTGGTTGTCGCTGAACACGGACCTCTCGCTCGTCGCCTCGGGCTTCGGGCTCGATCCGCTGGCCCACCGTGAGCCCGACCACGGCATCCAACTCTTCAACAAGACCGGATCCGGGGTCGGTGTGCGAGCCGAGGCGGGCATCCTCCGAGGCCCGAACGGCGCCGTGAGCTACGCCGTGTGCACGAGCTACGACGACACGGAGCTCGGCACGCGCCTCGGGGTGGTCGACGCCGTCCGGATCCTCGGCCAGGACCTCCTCGAGTACGTGCACTGA
- a CDS encoding SDR family NAD(P)-dependent oxidoreductase, whose protein sequence is MLLDLTDRRVIVTGGARGIGLALVESFLAEGSRVAVLDLDVSSLDALVATHHGGLVAITCDVRSEDSVSRAVAAAAAELGGIDVLVNNAGINVQSLLEETSDAAWTRCFDVNVGGVFRVSKAVIPYLKGQRSGRIINAASFAAVIPSVGSAAYAASKSAVVQLTRVLASELGPWDITVNAYAPGMVPTAMNGFAELPTAQQDELLDTLSVRRWEEPEDVANVVRFLASDQAGYVTGALIDVSGGKFATQFPARARV, encoded by the coding sequence ATGCTGCTGGACCTGACGGACCGACGGGTGATCGTGACCGGAGGTGCTCGGGGGATCGGGCTCGCCCTCGTGGAGTCCTTCCTCGCCGAGGGGTCCCGCGTCGCGGTGCTCGACCTCGACGTCTCCTCCCTCGACGCGCTCGTGGCAACCCACCACGGTGGCCTCGTCGCCATCACGTGTGACGTGCGATCCGAGGACTCCGTGTCGCGCGCGGTCGCGGCGGCTGCCGCCGAGCTCGGAGGGATCGACGTCCTCGTGAACAACGCCGGGATCAACGTGCAGTCGTTGCTCGAGGAGACGAGCGACGCCGCGTGGACCAGGTGCTTCGACGTCAACGTCGGCGGCGTGTTCCGGGTGTCGAAGGCGGTCATCCCGTATCTGAAGGGACAGCGTTCCGGGCGCATCATCAACGCCGCGAGCTTCGCCGCGGTCATCCCGAGCGTCGGCAGCGCGGCCTACGCGGCGTCGAAGTCCGCGGTGGTGCAGCTCACCAGGGTCCTCGCGAGCGAGCTGGGACCGTGGGACATCACGGTGAACGCCTACGCCCCCGGCATGGTGCCGACGGCGATGAACGGTTTCGCCGAGCTCCCGACGGCGCAGCAGGACGAACTCCTCGACACACTCTCGGTGCGCCGTTGGGAGGAACCGGAGGACGTCGCGAACGTCGTCCGGTTCCTCGCGAGCGACCAGGCGGGCTACGTCACCGGTGCGCTGATCGACGTCAGTGGCGGCAAGTTCGCGACCCAGTTCCCAGCCCGCGCTCGCGTCTGA
- a CDS encoding SDR family oxidoreductase — MTDRVLWVTGGGSGMGQAVAVSAAEAGWRVAVTGRRREALLETVEAVTSAGGVAVDAEADATDPASLARAHERIVAELGPVDDLVTAAGLNAPRRRWDDQTMTEFAAIVDTNLTSVARTIDLALPTIRDAQGRIVVISSFAGWRFSTKGGVAYSASKTALASLCATLNEEEGLHGVGATHLCPGDVDTPFLSMRPQVPDASARETMLTPGDIGRAVRFILDGPPHVRIDELVISPTRPSARS; from the coding sequence ATGACGGATCGAGTGCTCTGGGTGACGGGTGGCGGCAGCGGTATGGGACAGGCCGTGGCGGTGTCGGCCGCAGAGGCGGGATGGCGCGTCGCCGTGACGGGGCGGCGGCGCGAGGCGCTCCTCGAGACGGTGGAAGCCGTCACCTCCGCCGGCGGTGTGGCCGTCGACGCGGAGGCCGACGCGACGGACCCCGCTTCGCTCGCCCGAGCCCATGAACGCATCGTCGCCGAGCTCGGCCCGGTCGACGACCTGGTCACCGCGGCGGGCCTGAACGCACCTCGGCGCCGGTGGGACGACCAGACGATGACGGAGTTCGCCGCGATCGTCGACACCAACCTCACCTCGGTCGCCCGCACGATCGACCTCGCGCTGCCCACCATCCGCGACGCGCAGGGACGGATCGTCGTCATCTCCTCCTTCGCCGGCTGGCGCTTCTCGACCAAGGGTGGCGTCGCCTACAGTGCGAGCAAGACCGCGCTCGCCTCGCTCTGCGCGACCCTCAACGAGGAGGAGGGACTCCACGGCGTCGGCGCCACCCACCTCTGCCCGGGCGACGTCGACACCCCGTTCCTCTCCATGCGGCCGCAGGTGCCGGACGCGTCGGCACGCGAGACGATGCTGACGCCCGGGGACATCGGCCGCGCCGTGCGGTTCATCCTCGACGGCCCGCCGCACGTGCGGATCGACGAACTCGTGATCTCCCCCACCCGTCCGTCAGCACGGTCGTGA
- a CDS encoding FadR/GntR family transcriptional regulator, with product MSRAPGTSAFERTLDRIGTDIVDGGLPAGTVCTVDELVARAGHSRSVVREATRVLTGLGLLTSKAHVGHTVQPSSSWDWLQPRVLRWALASGRRESTLLAIRELRAATEPESARLAAERRRDGDARELRETSEALRAAAARQDPIAFLEADLLLHRLIRRAAANPILDRVGDAVDEALRDRVDQLPGDGIDHHDAALHTDLASAIEAQDGERAAATMRAIILRTA from the coding sequence GTGAGTCGCGCACCGGGGACATCGGCCTTCGAACGCACGCTCGACCGGATCGGCACCGACATCGTCGACGGCGGACTGCCCGCCGGCACGGTGTGCACGGTGGACGAGCTGGTCGCCAGGGCGGGGCATTCCCGCTCGGTCGTCCGCGAGGCCACCCGCGTGCTGACCGGCCTCGGGCTCCTCACCAGCAAGGCGCACGTCGGCCACACCGTGCAGCCGTCGTCGAGCTGGGACTGGTTGCAGCCCCGGGTGCTCCGCTGGGCGCTGGCGAGCGGACGACGGGAGTCCACCCTCCTCGCGATCCGCGAGCTCCGTGCGGCGACCGAGCCGGAGTCGGCACGGCTCGCGGCCGAGCGACGCCGCGACGGCGACGCCCGTGAGCTCCGCGAGACGAGCGAGGCACTCCGCGCGGCGGCGGCTCGCCAGGATCCGATCGCGTTCCTCGAGGCAGACCTCCTGCTGCATCGCCTCATCCGACGGGCGGCGGCGAACCCGATCCTCGACCGGGTCGGCGACGCCGTCGACGAGGCCCTCCGGGATCGTGTGGACCAGCTGCCCGGCGACGGCATCGACCACCACGACGCGGCGTTGCACACGGACCTCGCGTCGGCGATCGAGGCGCAGGACGGCGAGCGGGCCGCCGCGACGATGCGCGCGATCATCCTCCGCACGGCCTGA